TGACATTACTGCGGATATGAATATTGCCTTCGGCTTCCACCTGCATCGTATCCTGAACCGCACCGCTAATCTCTACATCACCGAGAAAATGAATATTGCCTGTGCTCAGATTCACATCGCCGCTATGCATCAGCTTCGGTACAATCGACAGCTTAATATTGTATCCTTGCTTGGTCTGACTCGGCATCCCCGGTCGCATTGCAATGGCACTCATTCGGTCAGTGGATAGCTCTACATCTTTGCCCGGAATAATTTGCACATTGCGCACAGGTGGAGCAGCAACGTTACGTCCATAAATATCCATGCCGTCTGTACCCGGTATAGCAGGCAATACGATACCAATAACCTCACCTTCATCCACTGCCGGAAATTCACGTGTTTCCCGATAATCAATCGTTCCATCATCACGCACCTTCGGCTGAACCTTGCGCGCCTCCGTATCAGTCTTAAACTCAAAAGAACCGTCTATCCCCGGAATCGGCAAACGTCCACTGGCAATCACAAACGTACCCGCTTCCGCTGTTTCACAAGCTAGTTGCAGCGCTTGAGCATTCACGCCATAGCTGATGTCTAGCTTGTTCAGCTGCTCTTGTACAGCCGTCACCTCAATCGGAATCAGCCGCTTATGATTTGTCACACGCAGCATCAAGCGAGCTTCTGGCGGGCTATCCAGCAGATTGCGCTGAATATGGCTCCCCGGCTCCACTTGAAGTCTGGCTGTCATCGCATCAGGATCAACCTGAATTTCCCAGACCGGCTCACGCAACTCCTCGGTCAGTATAACCTCGATATGATCCTGCTCGCTCACCTGTGCCGTCTGTCCAGCGAGTAAAGGTTGTCCATTGATCAGAATATCACCTGACTTAAAAGCATCCAGACGAGGAAGCACACCGCCGGGGAAGGTTTGAATCTGAATCTGATTGTTCGCGATCCAGATTTTGCCTTGCAGATCGGTGGTATTGGTGGCAAATGCTTTGAGATCATCATTCTGCTTGTTGGCAAACGAAGCAGCTGTCGCTTTTGCATCGTCTATTGCAGTTCCCACCTTGTTCCTACCCTCTTCTATTGGTACAGTTGGTTCCGATGACGGCATACTTGTCTGGAGCTGAGATATCTGTAGCGCAGAACCCGAAATATGTTCAGACACACGATCCATGCCCGGCAGTGACAGTGGACGTTCTAGCACTTCTGTTCCGGCAATCGTACGATGATCTGCACCTGTATAATTCGGATGGTTGTTAGTAGTAGTAGAGGCTTCGTTATCGTCGCGTACGAGTGTTACCTTCACAATAGCCGGACGAGCATGAAATCCGAGTACTCCTTTATTTTCTTCATCAATAATCTCAATACTGACATCCTGCTTGCTCACTTCCAACAATGCCAGTGCACGGTTTACAGCCTGTTCTACCGTTTTCCCTTTGGAGATTACGCTTCGTTCCATT
The DNA window shown above is from Paenibacillus sp. JQZ6Y-1 and carries:
- a CDS encoding FapA family protein, which gives rise to MERSVISKGKTVEQAVNRALALLEVSKQDVSIEIIDEENKGVLGFHARPAIVKVTLVRDDNEASTTTNNHPNYTGADHRTIAGTEVLERPLSLPGMDRVSEHISGSALQISQLQTSMPSSEPTVPIEEGRNKVGTAIDDAKATAASFANKQNDDLKAFATNTTDLQGKIWIANNQIQIQTFPGGVLPRLDAFKSGDILINGQPLLAGQTAQVSEQDHIEVILTEELREPVWEIQVDPDAMTARLQVEPGSHIQRNLLDSPPEARLMLRVTNHKRLIPIEVTAVQEQLNKLDISYGVNAQALQLACETAEAGTFVIASGRLPIPGIDGSFEFKTDTEARKVQPKVRDDGTIDYRETREFPAVDEGEVIGIVLPAIPGTDGMDIYGRNVAAPPVRNVQIIPGKDVELSTDRMSAIAMRPGMPSQTKQGYNIKLSIVPKLMHSGDVNLSTGNIHFLGDVEISGAVQDTMQVEAEGNIHIRSNVNMAQIIAGQSLIVNANVISSRIVIGQMYLFYGQIAPMLTYMEEQTELLKAAVRQVSSATAFKLSDVENVGLAPLFQVLFQGRFRWMRDHMNRMQKIADQYKSVLSEDWGRYFKEMQRGFLSEGSSHFRNADDLEGFNRRTRYLYSVVVLPAMEQIFSRFHFVQNTTIRCGGDIIVEKGCYNSHLYCEGQLQSGGSLRGGTYYAGQSITVDEAGSPGTGTTLLHVAEGGYVRVKRILAGTTLRIGERIHQFTEDREHIFARVDRNQHFVWHEE